Proteins encoded within one genomic window of Amycolatopsis sp. 2-15:
- a CDS encoding cyclase family protein: MARDWTRAEVEEQLHGRSNWGRWGAHDQVGAVNLITAAKRAEAAQLVRTGRSVSLSRPFPTRPHVDNPRPASHYTTKTPRGTGGISGDYYGIEYHGVASTHVDALCHVWDERGLWQGRDPDVELTSRGSRWGSVEHWREGIVTRGVLLDVPAFRGEPYVTLDRPVHGDELEEIAQAQGVAVGPGDAVVVHCGRDAWDRENPPWGTEASRPGLHVSCLKFLRDHDCAALAWDMLDRAPNDGGVPWTVHGAIFAYGLAVVDNCALEPLAAACAEEGRHEFLFVVAPLVVEGGTGSPANPLALL; this comes from the coding sequence GTGGCGCGTGACTGGACCCGCGCCGAAGTCGAGGAGCAGCTCCACGGCCGCAGCAACTGGGGCCGCTGGGGTGCCCACGACCAGGTCGGCGCCGTCAACCTGATCACCGCCGCCAAACGGGCCGAAGCCGCGCAGCTCGTGCGCACGGGCCGCTCGGTGTCGCTCAGCCGGCCGTTCCCGACCCGCCCCCACGTGGACAACCCGCGTCCGGCCTCGCATTACACGACCAAAACGCCCCGCGGCACCGGCGGGATCTCCGGTGACTACTACGGCATCGAGTACCACGGCGTCGCCTCCACCCACGTCGACGCGCTCTGCCACGTCTGGGACGAACGCGGCCTGTGGCAGGGCCGCGACCCCGACGTGGAGCTCACCTCGCGCGGCAGCCGCTGGGGTTCGGTCGAGCATTGGCGCGAAGGCATCGTCACGCGCGGGGTGCTCCTCGACGTGCCGGCCTTCCGCGGCGAGCCGTACGTGACCCTCGATCGGCCGGTGCACGGCGACGAGCTCGAAGAGATCGCCCAGGCGCAAGGAGTGGCCGTCGGGCCTGGCGACGCGGTGGTCGTCCACTGCGGACGCGACGCGTGGGACCGCGAGAACCCGCCGTGGGGCACCGAGGCGAGCCGGCCGGGCCTGCACGTCTCCTGCCTGAAGTTCCTGCGTGACCACGACTGCGCCGCGCTGGCCTGGGACATGCTCGACCGGGCCCCGAACGACGGCGGAGTGCCGTGGACCGTGCACGGCGCGATCTTCGCCTACGGGCTGGCCGTGGTGGACAACTGCGCGCTCGAACCGCTGGCCGCCGCGTGTGCCGAGGAAGGTCGTCACGAGTTCCTCTTCGTGGTGGCGCCGCTCGTGGTCGAGGGCGGGACGGGTTCGCCGGCCAACCCGCTGGCGCTCCTGTGA
- a CDS encoding GDSL-type esterase/lipase family protein, translating to MKKIVLFGDSMLGRFTKPRIDQLEAEAGDVVVFNCAAGGWKSDDGARRAATIAKTEPDVVVLSFGANDCAPDRLVELDAYAGNLRTIADAFAPATLIGFLPPSIEEIDGVGKRGRTNAVLDTYRDVLREVVSAANSVDTDAAVAPLVATGEPVHEDGLHLTGDAYRLVISALAERISAIGTTSDLH from the coding sequence GTGAAGAAGATCGTCCTGTTCGGCGACAGCATGCTGGGCCGGTTCACCAAACCCCGCATCGACCAGCTCGAGGCCGAGGCCGGCGACGTGGTCGTCTTCAACTGCGCCGCGGGCGGCTGGAAGAGCGACGACGGGGCGCGCCGCGCGGCCACGATCGCCAAGACCGAGCCCGACGTGGTGGTGTTGTCCTTCGGTGCCAACGACTGCGCGCCCGACCGGCTCGTGGAGCTCGACGCGTACGCCGGGAACCTGCGCACGATCGCCGACGCCTTCGCCCCCGCCACACTGATCGGGTTCCTGCCGCCCTCGATCGAGGAGATCGACGGCGTCGGCAAACGCGGGCGCACGAACGCCGTCCTCGACACCTACCGCGACGTGCTGCGCGAGGTCGTCTCGGCCGCGAACTCGGTGGACACCGACGCCGCGGTGGCGCCGCTCGTCGCCACCGGGGAGCCGGTCCACGAGGACGGTCTGCACCTCACCGGCGACGCCTACCGGCTCGTGATCTCGGCGCTCGCCGAGCGGATCTCGGCCATCGGGACCACCTCCGACCTGCACTGA
- a CDS encoding substrate-binding periplasmic protein, translated as MNRIPLRRALGALGLAALTAASVTACGGGDSAAGDDFGLAQPGTITAAVTAGDYPFVSPDASGKPVGLLVDLNNLIADRMHLKIVYKTTTVQAGLPGLTSGQYDLMSVGLVASDERKKSVAFTKAIFWGQNVVVVPASSTAKSIPDLAGKRVGAGANSTQEDFAKKKMTTSQLVSEATDGAGVNQLLAGNLDAMVLGSTHVGQIFTEHPGKLKVALTSPQDQPGAEAVNKKLTKFLDAYNTELTALANDGTFLKLYQKYFPNLPYPTQMYQFWPSIQQQIEKQGKPTP; from the coding sequence ATGAACCGAATTCCCCTGCGGCGCGCGCTCGGTGCGCTCGGCCTCGCCGCACTCACCGCCGCCTCCGTCACCGCGTGCGGCGGAGGCGATTCCGCGGCCGGCGACGACTTCGGCCTCGCCCAGCCCGGCACCATCACGGCGGCGGTCACGGCGGGCGACTACCCGTTCGTCTCCCCCGACGCCAGCGGCAAGCCGGTCGGCCTGCTCGTGGACCTGAACAACCTCATCGCCGACCGGATGCACCTCAAGATCGTCTACAAGACGACCACCGTCCAAGCCGGACTCCCCGGTCTCACCAGCGGTCAGTACGACCTGATGTCGGTGGGCCTGGTCGCGAGCGACGAACGCAAGAAGAGCGTGGCGTTCACCAAGGCGATCTTCTGGGGCCAGAACGTGGTCGTGGTCCCGGCGAGCTCGACCGCGAAGTCCATTCCGGACCTGGCCGGCAAGCGCGTGGGCGCCGGCGCGAACAGCACGCAGGAAGATTTCGCGAAGAAGAAGATGACCACGTCGCAGCTCGTGTCCGAAGCCACCGACGGCGCGGGCGTGAACCAGCTGCTCGCGGGCAACCTCGACGCGATGGTCCTCGGCTCGACGCACGTCGGGCAGATCTTCACCGAGCACCCGGGCAAGCTCAAGGTCGCGCTGACCTCACCGCAGGACCAGCCGGGCGCGGAGGCGGTCAACAAGAAGCTGACCAAGTTCCTCGACGCCTACAACACGGAGCTCACGGCGCTCGCGAACGACGGCACGTTCCTCAAGCTGTACCAGAAGTACTTCCCGAACCTGCCGTACCCGACGCAGATGTATCAGTTCTGGCCCTCGATCCAGCAGCAGATCGAGAAGCAGGGCAAGCCGACCCCGTAG
- a CDS encoding threonine synthase encodes MTFSFLSHLECSRTGDRYEADQVAGTSAAGAPLLARYDLERVRETVTREDIAAREPSLWRYHEVLPVRSRDNIVSLGEGLTPLLPLPNQGKQSGVPKLLMKDEGLVPTGSFKARGAAVGVSRAAELGVRGVAMPTNGNAGAAWALYAARAGMDSLIAMPDDAPAITMKECLAAGAELYRVDGLIGDAGKLVGAAVAERQGYQDVSTLKEPYRLEGKKTMGYEIVEQLGWRVPDVILYPTGGGVGIIGIYKALLEMRELGWISGDLPRLVAVQATGCAPIVEAFKSGATESTLFPDAHTVAFGITVPKALGDFLVLDAVRATEGTAIAVTDDELLAAQRRLAALEGAFICPEGAACFAALDQLRESGWVSEDDEVVVLNTGAGIKYPETVEVDAPLLAKTDAIPARGVLRAR; translated from the coding sequence ATGACGTTCTCGTTCCTCAGTCACCTGGAGTGTTCCCGGACCGGAGACCGGTACGAGGCGGACCAGGTGGCCGGCACGTCGGCCGCGGGAGCGCCGCTGCTCGCGCGGTACGACCTGGAGCGGGTGCGGGAAACGGTGACGCGCGAGGACATCGCGGCCCGCGAACCCAGTCTCTGGCGCTACCACGAGGTCCTGCCGGTGCGTTCGCGCGACAACATCGTGAGCCTGGGCGAAGGCCTGACTCCCCTGCTGCCGCTGCCGAACCAGGGCAAGCAGTCCGGCGTGCCGAAGCTGCTCATGAAGGACGAGGGCCTCGTGCCCACCGGGTCGTTCAAGGCGCGCGGTGCCGCCGTGGGCGTCTCGCGTGCGGCCGAACTCGGGGTGCGTGGCGTCGCGATGCCGACCAACGGCAACGCCGGTGCGGCCTGGGCGCTCTACGCCGCCCGCGCCGGGATGGACAGTCTCATCGCGATGCCCGACGACGCCCCCGCGATCACCATGAAGGAGTGCCTCGCCGCCGGCGCCGAGCTGTACCGGGTGGACGGACTGATCGGCGACGCGGGCAAGCTCGTCGGCGCCGCCGTGGCCGAACGCCAGGGCTACCAGGACGTGTCCACCCTCAAGGAGCCCTACCGGCTCGAGGGCAAAAAGACGATGGGCTACGAGATCGTCGAGCAGCTCGGGTGGCGCGTGCCCGACGTGATCCTCTACCCGACCGGTGGCGGCGTCGGCATCATCGGCATCTACAAGGCACTGCTGGAGATGCGGGAGCTGGGCTGGATCTCCGGCGACCTGCCCCGGCTGGTCGCCGTGCAGGCCACCGGCTGCGCGCCGATCGTCGAGGCCTTCAAGTCCGGCGCCACGGAAAGCACCCTGTTCCCCGACGCGCACACCGTCGCCTTCGGCATCACCGTGCCGAAGGCGCTGGGCGACTTCCTCGTGCTGGACGCCGTCCGGGCCACCGAGGGCACCGCGATCGCGGTGACCGACGACGAACTGCTGGCCGCGCAACGGCGGCTGGCCGCACTCGAGGGCGCGTTCATCTGCCCCGAGGGCGCGGCCTGTTTCGCGGCGCTGGACCAGCTGCGCGAATCCGGCTGGGTGAGCGAGGACGACGAGGTCGTGGTCCTCAACACCGGCGCCGGCATCAAGTACCCCGAGACCGTGGAGGTCGACGCGCCGCTGCTGGCGAAGACCGACGCGATCCCCGCCCGGGGTGTGTTGCGCGCGCGTTAA